The proteins below are encoded in one region of Carcharodon carcharias isolate sCarCar2 chromosome 2, sCarCar2.pri, whole genome shotgun sequence:
- the LOC121287636 gene encoding G-protein coupled receptor 35-like, protein MVCNISANHTMQWALIGMSIPVFLLGLIFNAMTLWAFCWKIRKWTETIIYVTNLAVSDSVLLLSLPFKMYSYKPPRKLDSGLCALGELLYFVNMYVSIYITVCISMDRYVAVKHPLKAKRLRSPMKAAIACVAIWTFVCLIGIILQIKFTVENEKTEFCFLKKNEKPTSIWIIIAIELIGFIIPSCILSFCSFQIIMTLCKKSKGSQGNLAFSRSIIIVASNLIIFFICFMPFHVGLLIQFLLETLWNNCEMLKNVRNFISVSTCMASMNCCLDAIIYYFASSEVAQVFNFLRQLSFTQITGISNFADFKQKVIGP, encoded by the exons ATGGTGTGCAATATTTCAGCGAATCATACAATgcagtgggctctgattgggatgtCCATCCCAGTGTTTCTACTGGGATTAATATTCAATGCAATGACCCTGTGGGCATTCTGCTGGAAGATCAGGAAATGGACAGAGACTATCATTTATGTGACAAACCTGGCTGTTTCGGACAGTGTACTACTCCTGTCTTTACCCTTCAAGATGTACAGCTACAAGCCACCCAGGAAGCTTGACTCAGGCCTCTGTGCACTTGGCGAATTGTTGTATTTTGTGAACATGTACGTGAGCATCTACATCACTGTCTGCATCAGCATGGATCGATATGTCGCAGTAAAGCACCCACTTAAAGCAAAACGCTTAAGGTCACCAATGAAGGCTGCAATTGCATGCGTTGCAATTTGGACTTTTGTCTGTTTGATCGGAATTATCCTGCAAATAAAATTTACTGTTGAAAATGAAAAGACTGAGTTTTGCTTTCTGAAAAAGAATGAGAAGCCCACCAGCATCTGGATTATTATTGCCATTGAACTAATTGGATTTATAATTCCTTCTTGTATTTTGAGCTTTTGCTCATTTCAGATCATCATGACTCTCTGCAAGAAAAGCAAAGGATCCCAGGGAAACTTAGCTTTCAGCCGAAGCATCATAATCGTCGCTTCAAATCTAATCATCTTTTTTATTTGCTTCATGCCTTTTCACGTAGGATTATTGATTCAGTTCTTGTTGGAGACGTTATGGAACAATTGTGAAATGCTGAAAAATGTGCGCAATTTTATTAGTGTGTCCACATGTATGGCTAGTATGAACTGCTGCCTGGATGCAATTATTTATTATTTTGCTTCATCAGAG GTTGCTCAGGTCTTCAACTTCCTGAGGCAGCTGAGTTTTACG